The following are encoded together in the Buteo buteo chromosome 2, bButBut1.hap1.1, whole genome shotgun sequence genome:
- the PKIG gene encoding cAMP-dependent protein kinase inhibitor gamma, which yields MEVESSTYTDFISCDRAGRRNAVHDIQRDATTISMSKLTEDLGDLAVEGAESQRDATSSENDPGARPKGQENSPSP from the exons ATGGAGGTAGAGTCCAGCACGTATACTGACTTTATTTCCTGCGATCGGGCTGGTCGGAGGAACGCTGTCCACGACATCCAACGGGACGCAACCACCATCAGCATGAGCAAGCTGACCGAGGACCTCGGTGACCTCGCCGTTGAAGGAGCAG AAAGCCAAAGAGATGCTACTTCTTCTGAGAATGACCCTGGAGCAAGACCAAAGGGGCAAGAAAACAGCCCCTCCCCATGA
- the ADA gene encoding adenosine deaminase: protein MERGLRVFGDPKVELHVHLDGAIRPETILHFGRKRGVPLPGSTVDDLLKHVSYKTPLTLTQFLEKFNHYMPAIAGDREAVKRIAYELVETKAKEGVIYVEVRYSPHLLANCRVDPIPWGQTEGDLTPDEVVNLVNQGLQDGERDFRIKARSILCCMRHMPSWSPEVVELCKKYRNNSVVAIDLAGDESLKVENSSEHKKAYEEAERCGIHRTVHAGEAGPPAMIKEAVYLLKAERIGHGYHVLEDPELYKELLRAKMHFEVCPWSSYLTGACLPDFGKHPVAQFRKDRANYSINTDDPLIFNSSIDKDYSIVKDYMGFTEEEFKRVNINAAQSSFLPEKEKQELLDTLYEAYGMVPSAS from the exons atGGAGCGGGGGCTGCGCGTCTTCGGGGACCCCAAG GTAGAGCTTCACGTCCACCTGGATGGAGCAATTAGACCAGAAACAATCTTGCACTTTGGCAG GAAaagaggggttcctctccctggcagcaCTGTTGATGACCTCCTGAAGCATGTCAGCTACAAAACACCACTGACGCTTACACAGTTTCTAGAAAAGTTTAATCACTACATGCCTGCCATTGC GGGTGACCGTGAGGCGGTGAAGAGGATCGCCTACGAGCTCGTGGAAACGAAAGCAAAAGAAGGTGTCATCTACGTGGAAGTCCGGTACAGCCCTCACCTCCTGGCCAACTGCCGCGTGGATCCCATCCCTTGGGGCCAAACCGA gGGAGACCTCACTCCAGATGAAGTCGTTAACCTCGTAAATCAGGGACTACAGGATGGAGAAAGGGATTTCCGCATCAAAGCCAGGTCTATTCTATGCTGCATGCGTCATATGCCAA GCTGGTCTCCGGAGGTGGTGGAGCTCTGCAAGAAGTATCGAAACAACTCTGTGGTGGCCATCGACCTGGCTGGGGATGAGTCCCTGAAGGTGGAGAATTCCTCCGAGCATAAGAAGGCTTACGAG GAAGCTGAAAGATGTGGGATTCATCGCACCGTCCACGCTGGGGAGGCTGGCCCGCCTGCCATGATCAAGGAG GCAGTTTATCTCCTGAAGGCTGAGCGCATTGGCCATGGCTACCATGTCCTGGAGGACCCTGAGCTCTACAAGGAGCTGTTGAGAGCAAAGATGCATTTTGAG GTCTGCCCTTGGTCCAGTTATCTCACTGGAGCATGTCTTCCAGACTTCGGGAAACACCCTGTAGCACA GTTTAGGAAGGATCGTGCTAACTATTCTATAAACACGGATGACCCCCTCATCTTTAACTCCAGTATTGACAAGGATTACAGCATAGTGAAGGACTACATGGGCTTCACTGAAGAGGAATTCAAGAGAGTG aACATCAACGCAGCTCAGTCCAGCTTCTTacctgagaaagaaaagcaggagctgCTTGACACGCTGTATGAAGCCTATGGGATGGTCCCCAGTGCATCGTGA